A genome region from Geodermatophilus bullaregiensis includes the following:
- a CDS encoding asparaginase: MDHSPPHASQARRGTLGSGRSSTSPWPDAPVLAEVWRSGFLESVHRGALVVVGPDGEVRWSAGDVGRPVLPRSANKPVQATTYLAAGWRPRRGEELAVAAGSHAGEDGHRDLAAAVLAAAGLGPEALGCPPALPGHEPTRAAWLVAGREPERLAMNCSGKHAAMLAACVAAGWPPRGYLSRDHPLQQAIEARLAAAAGEPVAAVVVDGCGAPQHGLSLTGLARGAGSLVAAPAGSPERAVADAMRAHPWYVAGTGREDTDLMTAVPGLLVKGGADGVHVAALPGRGAVALKLDDGGDRGRAPVLAAGLRLLGVDAGALARWTVTPVTGGDGVVGEVRPAAVLLG, from the coding sequence ATGGACCACTCTCCTCCCCACGCCTCGCAGGCTCGGCGCGGGACCCTGGGGAGTGGCCGTTCCAGTACGTCACCCTGGCCGGACGCTCCCGTCCTCGCCGAGGTCTGGCGTTCGGGGTTCCTCGAGTCGGTGCACCGCGGGGCGCTCGTCGTCGTCGGTCCCGACGGGGAGGTGCGCTGGTCGGCCGGTGACGTCGGGCGGCCGGTGCTGCCGCGTTCGGCGAACAAGCCCGTGCAGGCCACCACCTACCTGGCCGCCGGCTGGCGACCCCGCCGCGGCGAGGAGCTGGCCGTCGCCGCCGGCTCGCACGCCGGCGAGGACGGCCACCGCGACCTCGCCGCGGCCGTGCTGGCCGCCGCCGGGCTGGGCCCCGAGGCTCTCGGCTGCCCACCGGCGCTGCCCGGCCACGAGCCCACCCGCGCCGCCTGGCTGGTCGCCGGCCGCGAGCCGGAGCGGCTGGCCATGAACTGCTCCGGCAAGCACGCCGCCATGCTGGCCGCGTGCGTGGCGGCCGGCTGGCCCCCGCGGGGCTACCTCTCGCGGGACCACCCGCTGCAGCAGGCGATCGAGGCCCGGCTGGCCGCGGCGGCCGGTGAGCCGGTCGCCGCCGTCGTCGTCGACGGGTGCGGTGCGCCGCAGCACGGGCTGTCGCTGACCGGGCTCGCCCGCGGCGCCGGCTCGCTGGTGGCCGCGCCGGCGGGGAGCCCGGAGCGGGCGGTGGCCGACGCGATGCGGGCGCACCCCTGGTACGTGGCCGGCACCGGCCGGGAGGACACCGACCTCATGACCGCCGTCCCCGGCCTGCTGGTCAAGGGCGGTGCCGACGGCGTGCACGTCGCCGCCCTGCCCGGCCGCGGCGCGGTCGCCCTCAAGCTCGACGACGGCGGCGACCGCGGGCGGGCCCCCGTGCTCGCGGCCGGCCTGCGCCTGCTCGGGGTGGACGCCGGGGCGCTGGCGCGCTGGACGGTCACCCCGGTGACCGGAGGGGACGGCGTGGTCGGGGAGGTCCGCCCGGCCGCGGTCCTCCTCGGCTGA